In Cupriavidus basilensis, one genomic interval encodes:
- a CDS encoding helicase HerA-like C-terminal domain-containing protein translates to MAEPIIIAKNAELELALLPEMGNRHGLITGATGTGKTVTLQSLAQGFSRLGVPVFMADVKGDLTGISQPGKLSDKLKARLAELGLPEPVWGACPTTLWDVFGQKGHPVRATVSHMGPLLLSRMLELNDTQQGVLNLVFRIADANGLLLLDAKDLRAMLQYVGDNAGQFTTEYGNISAASIGAIQRGLMALESQGADVFFGEPMLNLDDFIQTENGQGVVNILAADKLLNSPKLYATFLLWLLSELFEKLPEAGDLDKPKLVFFFDEAHLLFNDAPKALLDKIEQVVRLIRSKGVGVYFVTQNPVDIPDTVLGQLGNRVQHALRAFTPRDQKAVKVAATTMRAKPGLDLEKAIGELGVGEALVSLLDAKGIPGVTERAWVLAPGSRIGPITDDERKQLLANSLVAGTYEQTIDRESAYEKLKGRAATPGSAPAAGGSGAPAPVPTAGQPEAPPAQGGGWLEQAGEIFGGLTKGTGKTGRGDSILESMAKSAARTVGSQVGRELIRGVLGSLLGSGKKK, encoded by the coding sequence ATGGCCGAACCCATCATCATCGCCAAGAACGCCGAGCTGGAACTTGCCCTGCTGCCCGAGATGGGCAACCGGCACGGCCTGATCACCGGCGCCACCGGCACCGGCAAGACCGTGACCCTGCAAAGCCTGGCCCAGGGTTTCTCCCGGCTGGGCGTGCCGGTCTTCATGGCCGACGTCAAAGGTGACCTGACCGGCATTTCCCAGCCGGGCAAGCTCTCCGACAAGCTCAAGGCCCGCCTGGCCGAGCTCGGCTTGCCCGAGCCGGTGTGGGGCGCCTGCCCCACCACCCTGTGGGACGTGTTCGGGCAAAAGGGTCATCCCGTGCGCGCCACGGTCTCCCATATGGGGCCGCTGCTGCTGTCGCGCATGCTGGAACTCAACGACACCCAGCAAGGCGTGCTCAACCTGGTTTTCCGCATCGCCGACGCCAACGGGCTGCTGCTGCTCGACGCCAAGGACCTGCGCGCCATGCTGCAGTACGTGGGCGACAACGCCGGGCAGTTCACCACCGAATACGGCAATATCTCCGCGGCCTCGATCGGGGCCATCCAGCGCGGGCTGATGGCGCTGGAGTCGCAAGGCGCCGACGTGTTCTTCGGCGAACCCATGCTCAACCTGGACGACTTCATCCAGACCGAGAACGGGCAGGGCGTGGTGAATATCCTGGCCGCCGACAAGCTGCTGAATTCGCCCAAGCTCTACGCCACTTTCCTGCTCTGGCTGTTGTCGGAGCTGTTCGAGAAACTGCCCGAGGCGGGCGATCTCGACAAGCCCAAGCTGGTGTTCTTTTTCGACGAGGCGCACCTGCTGTTCAACGACGCGCCCAAGGCCCTGCTCGACAAGATCGAGCAGGTGGTGCGGCTGATCCGCTCCAAGGGCGTTGGCGTGTATTTCGTGACGCAGAATCCTGTCGACATCCCCGATACCGTCCTGGGCCAGCTCGGCAACCGCGTGCAGCACGCGCTGCGCGCCTTCACGCCGCGTGACCAGAAAGCCGTCAAGGTGGCGGCCACCACCATGCGGGCCAAGCCGGGGCTGGACCTGGAGAAGGCCATCGGGGAACTCGGCGTGGGCGAGGCGCTGGTGTCTTTGCTGGACGCCAAGGGCATCCCCGGCGTCACGGAGCGCGCCTGGGTGCTGGCGCCTGGCAGCCGGATCGGCCCGATCACCGACGACGAGCGCAAACAGTTGCTGGCGAACTCGCTGGTGGCTGGCACCTATGAGCAGACCATCGATCGCGAGTCGGCCTACGAGAAGCTCAAGGGCCGTGCCGCCACGCCTGGGTCTGCTCCCGCCGCTGGCGGCAGCGGCGCACCCGCGCCCGTGCCCACGGCCGGCCAGCCCGAAGCCCCGCCCGCGCAGGGCGGCGGCTGGCTGGAACAGGCGGGCGAGATCTTCGGCGGGCTGACCAAGGGCACGGGCAAGACCGGGCGCGGCGATTCCATCCTGGAGTCGATGGCCAAGTCGGCCGCGCGCACGGTCGGCTCGCAGGTCGGGCGCGAGCTGATTCGCGGCGTGCTGGGCAGCTTGCTGGGCTCGGGCAAGAAGAAGTAG
- a CDS encoding Bug family tripartite tricarboxylate transporter substrate binding protein, protein MLASGWLPSAARAADYPVKPIRFIVPYAAGGTTDLVARTVGQKVAEKLGQPVVVENRPGAGGNIGMEAVAKAAPDGYTIGFGAISTNALNPHIYKHVPFDPRKDFTAVSLLGTSTIVLEVSNSLPVKNVAELISYAKAHPGLTYATAGTGTSMHLAGAMFSQMTQTGLTHVPYKGSSPAINDMLGGHVQVMFDNLPASLPHIQGGKLRALAVAGKSRSPALPNVPTLTEAGLAGYAVEPWFGVYGPAGLPAPVVQALNAAFTAALGNADVKDKLGQAGFNPKGSSAADLQSLTLSEYEKFGKVAKSASISVD, encoded by the coding sequence ATGCTCGCAAGCGGCTGGCTGCCCTCGGCCGCCCGCGCGGCCGATTACCCCGTCAAGCCAATCCGCTTCATCGTGCCTTACGCCGCTGGCGGCACCACCGACCTCGTGGCGCGCACGGTCGGCCAGAAGGTGGCGGAGAAACTCGGCCAGCCCGTGGTCGTGGAGAACCGCCCGGGCGCCGGTGGCAATATCGGCATGGAGGCGGTCGCCAAGGCCGCGCCGGACGGCTACACCATTGGCTTCGGCGCCATCTCGACCAATGCGTTGAACCCGCATATCTACAAGCACGTGCCGTTCGACCCGCGCAAGGATTTCACCGCGGTCAGCCTGCTTGGCACCTCGACCATCGTGCTGGAAGTCAGCAACAGCCTGCCGGTGAAGAATGTGGCCGAACTGATCAGCTACGCCAAGGCCCATCCCGGCCTGACCTACGCCACCGCGGGCACCGGCACGTCCATGCACCTGGCGGGCGCGATGTTCTCGCAAATGACGCAAACGGGCCTGACCCATGTCCCGTACAAGGGCAGCAGCCCGGCCATCAACGACATGCTGGGCGGCCACGTGCAGGTGATGTTCGACAACCTGCCCGCCTCGCTGCCGCACATCCAGGGCGGCAAGCTGCGCGCGCTGGCGGTGGCCGGCAAGAGCCGCTCGCCAGCGCTGCCGAACGTGCCTACGCTGACCGAGGCCGGCCTGGCGGGCTACGCCGTCGAGCCGTGGTTCGGCGTGTACGGCCCGGCAGGGCTGCCCGCGCCGGTGGTGCAGGCACTCAATGCCGCCTTCACAGCGGCGCTGGGCAATGCGGACGTGAAGGACAAACTCGGGCAGGCGGGCTTCAACCCCAAGGGCTCGAGCGCGGCTGACCTGCAGTCGCTGACGCTGTCCGAGTACGAGAAATTCGGCAAGGTCGCCAAGAGCGCCAGCATCTCGGTGGATTGA
- a CDS encoding acyltransferase family protein: MDGTDRSKQYDVLDLIRALAAGLVCLGHVRALVIVDYAATGPHGGAAGVALQLFYALCSVGHECVIVFFLLSGYLVGGTVRRKMTRGDWSWRSYLADRMTRLWIVLLPALLLGLFWDSAGIHLAWGPFYQGTEGNAAQQIDISHNLGVAGLVCNAAFLQTLACQTYGSNGPLWSLANEFWYYLWFPALYGAWHLRRTPQVLLCVLAALVTMGLFHGLVEGFLFWLLGVLAQALEARLAQIAPIARRKWLVLPALLVFLAAIALTKHKPYADAAVALGFFVLLLTVLSTRIRIGHAGLSRLATLASGFSYSLYLTHFPLALFIAAALVKARLPVSAASLALAALILLGCYAYAFAVYWVFERNTQRVRGLLGRAALPAAQRGQNI, from the coding sequence GTGGATGGCACGGACCGAAGCAAGCAATACGATGTACTGGACCTGATCCGGGCGCTGGCCGCGGGCCTGGTCTGCCTTGGCCATGTCCGGGCGCTGGTCATCGTCGACTACGCGGCGACCGGGCCGCATGGCGGCGCGGCTGGCGTGGCGCTGCAGTTGTTCTATGCGCTATGCAGCGTCGGACACGAATGCGTGATCGTGTTCTTCCTGCTCTCGGGCTATCTGGTAGGCGGCACCGTGCGCCGAAAGATGACGCGTGGCGACTGGTCCTGGCGCAGTTATCTGGCCGACCGCATGACGCGGCTATGGATCGTGCTGCTGCCCGCGCTGCTGCTCGGGCTGTTCTGGGACAGTGCCGGGATCCACCTGGCATGGGGGCCGTTCTACCAGGGCACCGAGGGCAACGCGGCCCAGCAGATCGATATCTCGCATAACCTCGGCGTCGCGGGATTGGTTTGCAACGCGGCGTTCCTGCAAACCCTTGCCTGCCAGACCTATGGCTCCAACGGGCCGTTGTGGAGCCTGGCCAACGAATTCTGGTACTACCTCTGGTTCCCTGCGCTATACGGCGCCTGGCACCTGCGCCGCACGCCGCAGGTGTTGCTGTGCGTATTGGCGGCGCTGGTCACGATGGGCCTGTTCCACGGCCTGGTCGAAGGCTTCTTGTTCTGGCTGCTGGGCGTGCTGGCGCAAGCCCTGGAAGCGCGGCTGGCGCAGATCGCGCCAATCGCGCGGCGCAAGTGGCTGGTGCTGCCAGCGCTGCTGGTGTTCCTGGCCGCCATTGCACTGACCAAGCACAAGCCGTACGCCGATGCCGCTGTCGCGCTGGGCTTCTTCGTGCTGTTGCTGACCGTGCTATCGACCCGCATCCGCATCGGCCACGCTGGCTTGTCGCGCCTGGCTACGTTGGCGTCCGGGTTTTCGTACTCGCTCTACCTGACGCATTTCCCGCTGGCGCTGTTCATCGCCGCGGCCCTGGTCAAGGCCCGCCTGCCTGTCAGCGCCGCCAGCCTGGCCCTGGCCGCGCTGATCCTGCTGGGCTGCTATGCCTATGCCTTTGCCGTCTACTGGGTGTTCGAGCGCAATACCCAGCGCGTGCGCGGCCTGCTCGGGCGCGCGGCGCTGCCGGCGGCGCAGCGCGGGCAGAATATCTAG
- a CDS encoding DUF3149 domain-containing protein → MAALKILFSTPTGLMSLAVIAFIIGMGWFFTRLFLRKMREDEAAAQRR, encoded by the coding sequence ATGGCAGCCTTGAAGATCCTGTTTTCGACCCCCACCGGGCTGATGAGCCTGGCCGTCATCGCCTTCATCATCGGCATGGGCTGGTTCTTCACCCGGCTGTTCCTGCGCAAGATGCGGGAAGACGAGGCAGCGGCGCAACGCCGCTAA
- a CDS encoding DUF3455 domain-containing protein yields the protein MQRTLRSLAAPLAAISALVLAACAGTMPAMQASVDNTPLPEPVRAPAGHKVSMVTTGAGEITYECREKKDTAGQFEWAFVGPVATLADRSGKIVGKYYGGPTWEAADGSKVGGKQVAVAPNGSGNIPLQLVKADPAMGAGAMNGVTYIQRLKTEGGVAPAAACNVASRGSKQQVPYRADYVFYTVASM from the coding sequence ATGCAACGCACCCTCCGCTCTCTTGCTGCCCCCCTTGCTGCGATCTCCGCCCTTGTCCTGGCCGCCTGCGCCGGCACCATGCCGGCCATGCAGGCCAGTGTGGACAACACTCCCCTGCCCGAACCGGTGCGCGCCCCGGCCGGGCACAAGGTCTCGATGGTCACCACCGGCGCCGGTGAAATCACCTACGAATGCCGCGAGAAGAAAGACACGGCCGGCCAGTTCGAATGGGCCTTCGTGGGACCGGTGGCCACGCTGGCCGACCGCTCCGGCAAGATCGTCGGCAAATACTATGGCGGCCCCACCTGGGAAGCCGCCGACGGCTCCAAGGTCGGCGGCAAGCAAGTGGCGGTCGCGCCCAACGGCAGCGGCAACATCCCGCTGCAGCTGGTCAAGGCCGATCCTGCCATGGGTGCCGGCGCCATGAACGGTGTCACGTATATCCAGCGCCTGAAAACCGAGGGCGGCGTCGCCCCCGCCGCGGCCTGCAATGTCGCCAGCCGCGGCAGCAAGCAGCAAGTGCCCTACCGTGCCGACTACGTCTTCTATACCGTGGCATCCATGTAG
- the upp gene encoding uracil phosphoribosyltransferase: MKQDPRFPKLYILDHPLIQHKLSHMRDKDTSTRTFRELLREITLLMGYEITRDLPLTTRRIETPLVELDAPVIAGKKLTIVPVLRAGVGMSDGLVELIPSARIGHIGVYRDDQHRPVEYLVRLPDVEDRSFILCDPMVATGYSAAHAVDVLKRRGVKDDAITFVALVAAPEGVEVFQKAHPGVKLFVASLDSHLDEHAYIIPGLGDAGDRLFGTKN; the protein is encoded by the coding sequence ATGAAGCAAGATCCGCGTTTCCCCAAGCTGTATATCCTCGATCACCCGCTGATCCAGCACAAGCTCTCCCATATGCGCGACAAGGACACCTCCACGCGCACGTTCCGCGAGCTGCTGCGGGAGATCACGCTGCTGATGGGCTATGAAATCACGCGCGACCTGCCGCTGACCACGCGCCGCATCGAGACGCCCCTGGTGGAGCTGGACGCGCCGGTGATCGCCGGCAAGAAACTCACCATCGTGCCGGTGCTGCGCGCCGGCGTGGGCATGAGCGACGGCCTGGTCGAGCTGATTCCCTCGGCCCGCATCGGCCATATCGGCGTCTACCGCGACGACCAGCACCGCCCGGTAGAATACCTGGTGCGCCTGCCAGACGTGGAAGACCGCAGCTTTATCCTGTGCGACCCGATGGTCGCCACCGGCTACTCCGCCGCGCATGCGGTGGATGTGCTCAAGCGCCGCGGCGTCAAGGATGATGCGATTACGTTCGTGGCGCTGGTAGCAGCGCCGGAAGGCGTGGAGGTGTTTCAGAAGGCACATCCGGGCGTCAAGCTGTTCGTGGCCTCCCTGGACAGCCACCTGGACGAGCACGCCTACATCATCCCCGGCCTCGGCGATGCGGGCGACCGGCTGTTCGGCACCAAGAACTGA